CGAGATGCAATTCATTGACTTCATCTCGTGCGGATACGACATGCTCACCAACTACGTCGCGACGGCCCGATACCGCGCGATGCTGCCGTGCCCGATGGTGGTGCGCGGACCGAGCGGGGGATACGTGCGCGGCGGTCCGTTTCACTCGCAGAATCCGGAAGCGGCATTCCTGCACACTCCGGGTCTCAAGATCGTCTACCCGGCGACGGCAAGCGACGCGAAGGGGCTCATCAAGGCGGCGATTCGCGATGAGGACTGTGTCCTTTTCTTCGAGCACAAGTATCTCTACCGCAGGATCAAGGAGACGATGCCCGAGGGCGATCACATCACTCCAATCGGCAAGGCGCGCACGGCTCGCGAAGGGAAGGATGTGTCCATCATCACCTACGCGGCGACGGTCTGGAAGTCGCTCGAGGCGGCCGAACAGCTCGAGCGCGAGGACGGGCTGTCTGTCGAAGTGATCGATCTGCGCTCGCTCGCACCGATGGATGACGACGCGATCGTGGCGACTGTGAGAAAGACGAATCGAGTGCTCATCGTGCACGAGGACACGAGGACCGGCGGTGTGGCGGGTGAGATCACGGCGCGCATCAACGAGCTGGCGTTCGAATGGCTCGATGCGCCCATCCTGCGCGTCACGGCGGCCGACGTCCCGTTGCCGTACTCGCCGCCGCTCGAGGATTACGTGCTGCCGCAGACGAACGACATTGTGAAGGCGGTCCGTCGCCTGGCGGCTTACTGATGCCGCCAGTGGACGACGAAGACAGGACGGCCCGGTACGTCGGAGTAGGCTGCGTGACGGCCGTTGCCGGGTTCTTCAGCGGAGGCATGATCGGCGTCTTCGTGGCGAAGATGGTGGGGAGCATCAGGGGCTGCCAGCCGGCTACCGACCTCCCGGCGTGCGATTGGCACGTGTATGCCGGTATCGGTATGTTGATTGGTGTTCTGACGCTTCCGGTCATCGCGCTGATCAAGTTGCGGCGCGGCGACTCGGCGACAAGCAAATCGGATTAGGAGATCGCGGTGGCGCTCGTAGACATAATCATGCCCCAGATGGGTGAATCCATCGCGGAGGGCACTCTCTCGAAGTGGCTCAAGAAGGTCGGCGATGAGGTCAGGCGCGACGAGCCGATCTTCGAGATTTCGACCGACAAGGTGGATGCGGAGATTCCGGCGTCGTCGGCCGGTGTGATCACCGAGATCATCGTCAAGGAAGGCGAGACGGTCGCGGTGCAGACTGTGGTTGCGCGGCTGGAGACGGAGAAGGGTGCCGCGACGGCAGCTGCGGCCTCGGCGCCGGCAGCTGTTTCATCGCAGGCATCCGCTGGGGCCCCCCCCCCGAAGAGCGAATCTACGCCCGCGACTGCAACAGTGCAGAAGCAATCCGCCGCCCCTGCGCCCGCATCCCCGCGCGGTAACGGCGACTCCTTCGAGGAGCGCGTTCGCACGCGCTCGTCACCGCTCGTCCGCAGGATCGCAGCCGAGCACGGTCTCGATATCGGCGCCCTTCAGGGCACCGGGGTCGCCGGGCGTGTAACACGCAAGGATATCGTCGGATTCATCGAGTCCGGTGCGGCGCAGCCGACCGGGCGCACGGCGTCCATGCACGCCCCCGGCGGCGTGCCCTTCGAAGTGCCGTACGCCCCGCTCCCCGAGCCATGGCCCGGGGACACGGTCGAGCAGATGTCGAAGATGCGCGGACTCATCAGCGATCACATGGTCGCGTCCCGTCGCACATCCGCGCACGTCACGTCCTTCATGGAAGTGGACCTCAGCCGTGTCGCGCGTATTCGCTCGCGCAAGCGGGCGGAGTTCGAGGCGTCCACCGGCCATAAGCTGACCTACCTGCCTTTCATCATCAGCAGCGTCGTGAAGGGAATCAAGGCATTCCCGATCATGAACTCGTCGGTGGCGGGCAGAAACATCATCTATCGCAAGCCGATCAACATCGGGGTCGCGGTCGCGCTCGACTGGGGGCTCATCGTTCCGGTCATCAAACACGCCGAGGACCTTTCGCTCGGCGGACTCACGAAGACTCTGAACGACCTCGCGTCGCGCGCGCGCGCCAAGAAGCTGTCGCCGGAAGAGGTGCAGGACGGCACTTTCACGATCACGAATCCCGGAGTATTCGGATCGCTGATGGGCGCGCCGATCATCAACCAGCCGCAGGTCGCGATCATGGGGATCGGCGCCATCGAGAAGCGCCCCAAGGTGATCCCCGGTGCCGACGGCGAAGACACGATTGCGATCCGCACGTGCTGCTACTTCTCGATTTCGTTCGATCACCGCATCATTGATGGTGCGGTCGCCGACCAGTTCCTCGCCTTCGTCAAGAAGACGCTCGAGGAATTCCCCGAGAGCGGAGTCTGAGATGGCGCGCGTGCTGACGATCCAGCGAACGACAGTGCCCGCTTTGGAGCGAGAGCGCTACTTCGAGCGCCTTCGCGCGTGCCGAAGCCATTACACGGCCGCCAACTGCAGGTTCTGGGTATGCGAGGAGAACCGTCTCACCGGCGCCTTCATCGAATTCACCGAAGCCGAAGACGAGACGACGCTCACGGTGGCCCACGCCAACTCACCGCACCGGATTCTCGACTCCGCGCGGATCTATCGCGAAACGGAGATCGGCACCAATGCCGGCTAGAATCATCAGCATTGACGGAAACGACTGGAGCGTCTACCCCTCCGGCTACATCACGCAGTACGATCAGGACGAGTTCGGCCTCTTCTTCGCCCGCGGAACCGGCAAGGCCCGTGAGGTCCGCGTGACACGCTATTCGCCGCAGGGCACGCGGTCGCGCGAGCAGTCGTTCGCCGAACTTTCCGACGAGCGCCTGCTCTCACTCTTTCAGCAATCCCAGCCGAGCTTCACTTCGCCCGAGGCCGGCTACAGGCAGTGATGCCTGATGGCGCGACCGCGAGGCCGCCGGGCGAGGTCGATCTGCACATGCATTCGACCGCATCGGACGGTGCACTCGCTCCCGCCAAAGTCGTGGATGCGGCCCGCGCCGTCGGCCTTTCGGCCATCGCGCTGACCGATCACGATACGCTCGCCGGCGTCGCCGAAGCCGAGACCGCCGCTGCCCCGTTCGGGATTCGCGTCGTCACCGGCGTGGAACTGAGCGCGCACGACGGAGCGAAGGAGATTCATCTGCTCGCCTTGCATGTATCGCGGCCCTCGGTGATCGAGTCGCGGCTCTCCGGATTTCGGGACGCGCGCGAAACACGCGCACGCGACATCGTGGACAAGCTTCGCCGCCTCGGCGTGAACGTGGACCTGCAGGCGGTGATGGAAGAGGCGGCCGGCGGCGCCGTCGGGAGACCACACGTTGCGCGCGCGCTCATCCGCGGAGGACATGTCCGGGATACGCGCGAAGCGTTCGATCGATTCCTCGGAGCGGGCCGGCCCGGGTTCATGCCCAAGGCGCGTCTCGACGTGAGTGAGGCGATCACACTCGCGCACTCGGCCGGCGCGATTGCGATCTGGGCGCATCCGGGGCAGGAAGGGCGAAGGGAGCGGCTCGAGCCGCTCGTGAGCCATGGCCTCGACGGCGTCGAGGTCCGGCACCCGAGTCACAACGCCGAAGACATCAAGCGGCTCGGTGCGTTGTGCGATTTCTTCGGCCTCGTTCCCAGCGGGGGATCGGACTGGCACGGGTCGGGCGAAGGCCAGCGCACGATCGGTTGCATGCACATTCCCCCCGCGTGGCTGTATCAGCAGGACGTGGTCGTCGCCAGACGGGCGGCCGAGGAGGTCGCGTGAAGCTCGACGGCCGCATCGCGATCGTGACCGGCGGCGGTCATCGCGTCGGACGCGTGCTTGCGGTCGCGCTCGGCCGCGAGCGGATGACAGTCGCCGTTCATTACAACTCGGCCGCGTCCGGCGCTATCGAGACGGTGAGGCTGATCGAGGCGGAGGGAGGGAAGGGCGCGACGTTTAAATGCGACCTGTCCACGCATGACGGACCGGCGGAGCTGATTCGCGCGGTTGTGTCGTCGCTCGGCATTCCGCACGTGGTGATCAATTCGGCGGCGGTCATGACACGGCAGGCGTTCGGTCAGATTTCGATGGAGGATTGGGACAGGACGATGAATCTCAATCTTCGCGCTCCATTCTTCGTCAGCCAGGCGGCCGCGGCGGCGATGGCCGATGGGGGCGCCATCGTGAACATTTCCGACCTCGCGGCGTTCGAGAACTGGCCCGGCTATGTGCCGCACTCGATATCCAAGGCGGGTGTGGTGAAAATGACGCGGGCGCTTGCCCGCGTGCTCGCGCCAGCGATCCGGGTGAACGCGATCGCGCCCGGCGCCGTGTTGCTCCCCGACGAGTGGGACGAATCTGCCGGGAAGCGTCTCGCCGATACGACACCGCTTCAGCGACTGGGGAATCCGCAGGACGTGGTCAACGCGATGCTGTATCTGCTGCGCTCCGATTTCGTGACCGGCGAGACCCTCATCGTGGACGGCGGGCGGCACATCCGCAAATGACATGCGGGTTTCCGGCATCCGGGTTTCCGGCATCCGGGTTTCCGGCGCTGACATGCCCCGCCTCTTGAATTAGGATTCAGCACCGACTGACTACCCAAAGAGAGCACGAACTTGTCCGAAAGCCGTGACTATGATCTGATAATCGTTGGCGCCGGCCCTGCCGGCATGACTGCCGCGCTTTACGCCGGCCGGTCCATGCTGAAGACTGTGGTGCTCGAACGCGGCGCGTCCGGAGGTGAGCTCCTCAATACAGAGGTCATCGAGGACTATCCCGGATTCGAGCATATCGAAGGCTGGGACCTGGCGCAGAAGTTCGAGAGCCACGCGAAGAAATTCGGAGCCGAGTTCCAGCAGGAAACGGTGATCACGCTCGAGAAGCTGGAAGACGGTATGTTCGAGGCGACCACCGACAGCGGCGCGATCTACCGCTCGAAGACTGCGATCATCACCTCCGGCGGCACGCCGATCAAGCTCAACGTCCCAGGCGAGATGGAATATGCCGGCAAGGGAGTGAGCTACTGCGCGATCTGCGACGGCGCGTTCTTCCGCGGACACACGATCGCCGTCGTTGGCGGCGGTGACGCGGCCGTCGAGGAGAGTGCTTTCCTCACGCGCTACGCCGAAAAAGTCTACCTCATCCACCGCCGCTACGAGCTTCGCGCCTCGAAGATTCTCCAGAAGCGTCTGTTCGAGAATCCGAAGATCGAGGTCATCTGGAACTCGATGGTGGAGAGGATCGAGGGCGACGCGCAGGGGCTGATGAACAACGTCGTGCTGCGCGACGTGAACACGCACGAGACGCGCGATCTCACCGCCACCGGAATCTTCATCTTCATCGGCTTCCGCCCGAATACCGGAATCATCAAGGGACACGCCGATCACGACGAGATGGGATATCTCCGCACCGACATGAACATGGAGACATCCATCAAGGGTCTCTTCGCTGCCGGGGACGTGCGCGTTCAGCTGACGCGCCAGGTAACCACCGCGGCGGGCGACGGAACGACCGCCGCGATCGCCGCGGAGAAATATCTTGTGGCCATGCGGTCCGCCGGTGACGAGCCGGAGATAGTGGCTACCGGGGGCTACGCGGTTTGATCGTCACGCGGATCACAATCGGCGCGTTTCAGGAGAACTGCTACATCGTCGGGGATCCCGACGGCGACACTGTCGCGATCGTGGATCCCGGCAGCGAAGGTGAGCGCATCATCGCTGTGGTCGAGAAGATGGGAAAAACGCCCGAGGCGATCTGGATCACGCACGCCCACGTGGATCACATCGGCGCCATTGCGCCTCTGAAACGGCGCTGGGACGTTCCCGTATGGCTCCATCCGCTCGACCAGCCGTTGTACCGGGTCGGTGGGAGGCAGGCGCAGCTCTACGGCATTCCATATGACGAGCCACCGACGCCTGACCGCGAATTCGCGGACGGCGGGACGGTGACGCTCGGCGAACTCGAGCTCACGGTCATGCATGCGCCCGGGCACTCCCCCGGCCACGTCGTCCTCCACGGACACGGGCATGCGCTCGTCGGTGACTGTCTTTTCGCGGGCTCCATCGGAAGAACGGATCTGCCGTTCTCCAACCCGGCGCATCTCGAAACGTCGCTCCGCCGGATCGCCGCACTGCCAACTGAAACTGTGGTATGGCCCGGCCACGGCGACAGCACGACGATTGGAGAGGAGCGAGTCTCCAATCCGTTTCTGAACGGCTCGGCGAGAATCGTCCGCGCCCAATGAACCTGAACTGAATTCCTTCGATGACCGATAACACAAGAATGGAAAAGGACCCGCTCGGCCAGCTGCCGGTCCCATCCGATGCCCTGTATGGCGTGCAGACACTTCGCGCCGTGCAGAATTTCCCGATCAGCGGACTGAAGCCGCTGCCATCCTTCGTTGACGCCACCGTTCGGATCAAGCGGGCCGCGGCGGTGACGCACAAGAAAACCGGCCGGCTCGACGCGCGCCTGGCCGACGCCATCATCCAGGCGGCGGATGAGGTTCTCTCCGGGCAGCATCGCGAGCACTTCGTGGTGGATCCGTATCAGGCCGGCGCCGGCACTTCGCACAACATGAACTGCAACGAAGTGCTGGCGAACCGTGCCAACGAGATACTCGGCGGCAATCGCGGCGAGTACAAGCCGGTGCATCCGAACGATCACGTCAACATGGCGCAGTCCACCAACGACGTGATTCCGACCGCGATCCGTGTGGCGTCCGTCACCGAGCTGCCGAATCTGAAGAAGGCATTCGACAATCTCATCGCGGCGCTCGAGGCGAAGGGACGCGAGTTCGACGACGTCATCAAGTCCGGCCGCACGCACCTGCAGGACGCGATGCCCATCCGCCTTGGCCAGGAGTTCACCGCATATGCGGGCACGCTGCGTCGCGGCCTGCAGAGAGTGGAGGAAGCGGCCAACTATCTTCGCGACCTGGGAATCGGCGGCAGCGCCGTCGGGACCGGCGTGAACGTCGAGCCGGAATACCCCGCGATCATGGTGCGCGAGCTGGCCGCCTCGACGGGGGTCGAGCTCCGCGAAGGGAAGGACCGCATCCAGCTCATGCAGAGCATGGGCGACGCTGCGGCATTCAGCGCGCAGCTCAGGGTGCTGGCGCTCGATCTGAGCAAGATCGCGAGCGATCTCCGGCTTCTCGCGAGCGGGCCACGCACCGGGTTCGACGAGGTGCGCCTCCCGGCGGTTCAGCCCGGCTCGTCCATCATGCCGGGAAAGGTGAATCCCTCCATCGCCGAGATGGTGAACCAGGTCTGCTTCCAGGTCGTGGGCAACGATGCCTGCGTGTCGGTTTCGGCCGAGCATGGTCAGCTCGAACTGAACGTGATGATGCCGGTGATCGCCCACAACATCCTGTTCTCGATGCGCATTCTCACCAATGCAGCCGAAACGTTCGCGGAGCGTTGCGTGAAGGGGATCGAGGCGAACGCGGAGCAGTGCGCGTACTGGGTGGAGCGCTCAGCCGCGCTCGCGACGGCGCTGGCGCCGCAGATCGGCTATGCAAAGGCCGCCGAGATCAGCAAGCAATCGGTGAAGGAGAACGTCCTGATCCGCGAGCTGGTGAAGCGGGAGCACATTCTGCCCGACGCGGAGATTGACGAAGCGCTCGACCTTCGGAAGATGACGGAGATCGGCGTGCCGGGCGGGGCGCACGGCGGAGCGTCCGCCGGCTGATCCGGCTGATCCGGGCTTGTCACCGGGCTTGTCACCGGGCTTGTCGCCGGGCGCCTCGTCGCCTATCCTCCTGATATGCGCATTACGACATGGGCCGAGTACGGCGTCATCTGCGCGCTCCATCTCGCGAAGCGCGCCAGCACCGGTCCGGTAACGGGCCGCGACATCGCTGCCCAGGAGCGCCTCCCGGCGGACTACGTCGAGCAGATCCTGCTGCGCCTCCGGCGCGCGGGCGTAATTACGAGCACGCGCGGCGCGCGCGGCGGCTACATGCTGTCGAGGCCTCCGGAAGAGATCTCGATTCGCGCCGTCATCCACGCGTCGGAGCTCGAGACGTTCGATCTCCACTGCGTGAGTCATCCGGTGGAGACCGACCGGTGCTCGGCGTCGCACAGCTGCAGCATCAGACCGGTGTGGGTTCTGCTCCAGACCAAGATTGACGCTGTGCTGGAGAGCGTCTGCATCGCCGATCTGCTGCACGACGAGCCGGCGGTGCGGGAGCGGGTGGGACTTCCGATCCTCGAGCACGTATAGCCCCCCTGTTCGGGCCACGAAACGAAAGCGGCGAGTGATCCAGTGATCACTCGCCGCTTCGTTCGTCTATGTGCCGAAGGGGGGACTCGAACCCCCACGGGCTTGCACCCACTGGCTCCTGAAGCCAGCGCGTCTACCAGTTCCACCACTTCGGCGTCGTTGAATCCAACTTAGACGGCGCTCAAAGTGAAGTCAACGTAAAAACCCTTTCTCATACCGTGCATCGCTTCTAACTTGCGCGGTAGTCATCATGGCAGAGATAACGGAGAAGCCGGAGCGTCAGTCCATCGCGCGGAACAAGCGCGCGAAACACGACTATCACATCCTCGACACGTGGGAAGCGGGAATAGTGCTGACGGGCAGTGAAGTGAAGTCGTTGCGCAACGGCAAGGCGAACATCTCCGACGCCTATGGCATCGTGAAGGATGGCGAAGTGCATCTCCTCAATCTGCACATCGCGCCGTACGAGCAGGCGAGTCATTTCAATCACGAGCCCACACGCACGCGCAAGCTGCTGCTGCACAAGCGCGAGATCCGGAAGATGATCGGGTCGGTGGAGAGGCAGGGCCTCACGCTCGTGCCGCTGGAGCTCTACTTCAGGAAAGGGAAGGCGAAGGTGGTCATTGGTCTCGGGCGCGGAAAGAAGCTCTACGACAAGCGTGCGGACGAGAAGCGCCGTGATGACGAGCGCGACATGCAGCGGGCCGTAAGAACGCGATGATCGGCGCGCT
This is a stretch of genomic DNA from Gemmatimonadaceae bacterium. It encodes these proteins:
- a CDS encoding SDR family oxidoreductase, which codes for MKLDGRIAIVTGGGHRVGRVLAVALGRERMTVAVHYNSAASGAIETVRLIEAEGGKGATFKCDLSTHDGPAELIRAVVSSLGIPHVVINSAAVMTRQAFGQISMEDWDRTMNLNLRAPFFVSQAAAAAMADGGAIVNISDLAAFENWPGYVPHSISKAGVVKMTRALARVLAPAIRVNAIAPGAVLLPDEWDESAGKRLADTTPLQRLGNPQDVVNAMLYLLRSDFVTGETLIVDGGRHIRK
- a CDS encoding MBL fold metallo-hydrolase, producing MIVTRITIGAFQENCYIVGDPDGDTVAIVDPGSEGERIIAVVEKMGKTPEAIWITHAHVDHIGAIAPLKRRWDVPVWLHPLDQPLYRVGGRQAQLYGIPYDEPPTPDREFADGGTVTLGELELTVMHAPGHSPGHVVLHGHGHALVGDCLFAGSIGRTDLPFSNPAHLETSLRRIAALPTETVVWPGHGDSTTIGEERVSNPFLNGSARIVRAQ
- a CDS encoding aspartate ammonia-lyase, whose amino-acid sequence is MTDNTRMEKDPLGQLPVPSDALYGVQTLRAVQNFPISGLKPLPSFVDATVRIKRAAAVTHKKTGRLDARLADAIIQAADEVLSGQHREHFVVDPYQAGAGTSHNMNCNEVLANRANEILGGNRGEYKPVHPNDHVNMAQSTNDVIPTAIRVASVTELPNLKKAFDNLIAALEAKGREFDDVIKSGRTHLQDAMPIRLGQEFTAYAGTLRRGLQRVEEAANYLRDLGIGGSAVGTGVNVEPEYPAIMVRELAASTGVELREGKDRIQLMQSMGDAAAFSAQLRVLALDLSKIASDLRLLASGPRTGFDEVRLPAVQPGSSIMPGKVNPSIAEMVNQVCFQVVGNDACVSVSAEHGQLELNVMMPVIAHNILFSMRILTNAAETFAERCVKGIEANAEQCAYWVERSAALATALAPQIGYAKAAEISKQSVKENVLIRELVKREHILPDAEIDEALDLRKMTEIGVPGGAHGGASAG
- a CDS encoding Rrf2 family transcriptional regulator: MRITTWAEYGVICALHLAKRASTGPVTGRDIAAQERLPADYVEQILLRLRRAGVITSTRGARGGYMLSRPPEEISIRAVIHASELETFDLHCVSHPVETDRCSASHSCSIRPVWVLLQTKIDAVLESVCIADLLHDEPAVRERVGLPILEHV
- a CDS encoding alpha-ketoacid dehydrogenase subunit beta, which encodes MSEITYLEAIREGLAEEMERDANVFCLGEDIGAYGGAFKVTEGLQSRFGEARVIDTPISEAGIIGAAAGAAHMGLRPVCEMQFIDFISCGYDMLTNYVATARYRAMLPCPMVVRGPSGGYVRGGPFHSQNPEAAFLHTPGLKIVYPATASDAKGLIKAAIRDEDCVLFFEHKYLYRRIKETMPEGDHITPIGKARTAREGKDVSIITYAATVWKSLEAAEQLEREDGLSVEVIDLRSLAPMDDDAIVATVRKTNRVLIVHEDTRTGGVAGEITARINELAFEWLDAPILRVTAADVPLPYSPPLEDYVLPQTNDIVKAVRRLAAY
- the smpB gene encoding SsrA-binding protein SmpB, whose protein sequence is MAEITEKPERQSIARNKRAKHDYHILDTWEAGIVLTGSEVKSLRNGKANISDAYGIVKDGEVHLLNLHIAPYEQASHFNHEPTRTRKLLLHKREIRKMIGSVERQGLTLVPLELYFRKGKAKVVIGLGRGKKLYDKRADEKRRDDERDMQRAVRTR
- the trxB gene encoding thioredoxin-disulfide reductase; the encoded protein is MSESRDYDLIIVGAGPAGMTAALYAGRSMLKTVVLERGASGGELLNTEVIEDYPGFEHIEGWDLAQKFESHAKKFGAEFQQETVITLEKLEDGMFEATTDSGAIYRSKTAIITSGGTPIKLNVPGEMEYAGKGVSYCAICDGAFFRGHTIAVVGGGDAAVEESAFLTRYAEKVYLIHRRYELRASKILQKRLFENPKIEVIWNSMVERIEGDAQGLMNNVVLRDVNTHETRDLTATGIFIFIGFRPNTGIIKGHADHDEMGYLRTDMNMETSIKGLFAAGDVRVQLTRQVTTAAGDGTTAAIAAEKYLVAMRSAGDEPEIVATGGYAV
- a CDS encoding dihydrolipoamide acetyltransferase family protein, yielding MALVDIIMPQMGESIAEGTLSKWLKKVGDEVRRDEPIFEISTDKVDAEIPASSAGVITEIIVKEGETVAVQTVVARLETEKGAATAAAASAPAAVSSQASAGAPPPKSESTPATATVQKQSAAPAPASPRGNGDSFEERVRTRSSPLVRRIAAEHGLDIGALQGTGVAGRVTRKDIVGFIESGAAQPTGRTASMHAPGGVPFEVPYAPLPEPWPGDTVEQMSKMRGLISDHMVASRRTSAHVTSFMEVDLSRVARIRSRKRAEFEASTGHKLTYLPFIISSVVKGIKAFPIMNSSVAGRNIIYRKPINIGVAVALDWGLIVPVIKHAEDLSLGGLTKTLNDLASRARAKKLSPEEVQDGTFTITNPGVFGSLMGAPIINQPQVAIMGIGAIEKRPKVIPGADGEDTIAIRTCCYFSISFDHRIIDGAVADQFLAFVKKTLEEFPESGV
- a CDS encoding PHP domain-containing protein; the encoded protein is MPDGATARPPGEVDLHMHSTASDGALAPAKVVDAARAVGLSAIALTDHDTLAGVAEAETAAAPFGIRVVTGVELSAHDGAKEIHLLALHVSRPSVIESRLSGFRDARETRARDIVDKLRRLGVNVDLQAVMEEAAGGAVGRPHVARALIRGGHVRDTREAFDRFLGAGRPGFMPKARLDVSEAITLAHSAGAIAIWAHPGQEGRRERLEPLVSHGLDGVEVRHPSHNAEDIKRLGALCDFFGLVPSGGSDWHGSGEGQRTIGCMHIPPAWLYQQDVVVARRAAEEVA